AGTCAGCGAAAATCTCAATTTGATAAATGTACTTTTGTCTATGAGCGCAGGAACTCTAACTACGAGGCGCATATTATCACAAAAGCACGCAGCTGAGCTAGGCATTGGACGTCATGTATGGCTGGGTACCCACGAGCCCACTGTAATTCATGTAAACATTGCCATGAATGATAATAAAGCGTATTTTGCCTCAAAGAAATGAAGCCGGTTTTCCCATTGTTTTCACtgggtttttttcttctgtttttcttctccattttttggttttcttatttattcttcatttttttgtttttcttttgtttgttttcgtTTTAATTCTACATTTTCGtatatgtcaaaaacattttttaatAAGTGATCAACATTTTCTTGTATACACGATCAAAATTGTCTGAacgcttattcaacatttttcaaatacttgttcaacattttaatacttattcaacatttttttcaaaatacacgttcaacatttcttaatccttattcaacatttttcaaatactcgttcaacattttaatacttattcaaaaaattcaaatacttcaatattttaatacttattcaaaaaaaattcaaatacttgtttaacatttttcagatacttgttcaacatattttaatacttattcaacattttttaaatacttgttgaacatttttaatactgagtcaacattttcaaatacctgTTCAAAATTTTTTCATATACTCATTCAACATTTTtttatacttattcaacatttttcaaatattttttcaacacttttaatacttattcaacattttaaaatacttgttcaacaatttTAATACCtttaaaaaattcaaatacttgttcaacacatTTTTATAGAGTGTTtcttctaatatatatatataatatttgaaagtataaacaaaaaaggaaaaaagaaaacagagaacagaaagaagaaaagCAGAAAAAGGAGGTTGGAGCTTCCCTCGTGGCTGGGCCGCGGCCCATGTAGAGCTCCCCCGACGCGAGAGGCTGCCGTCTGTCTCGCATAGGGGCGCCCGCTCCAGGCAGGGCCCACCGCACATTTCGGCGGCGCACTCGACTCCACGGGCAGCGACACGGCGTACGCCGACGAGcacccgccgtcaccccctcctcgcCCGTTTCCGCCTGAATCCTCCGTCACTCTCAGCCTCCACGCACCCATCTCCGCCTGGTGGATATCGCTCGTACCGTCTCGGGTTCCAACCCCAAGCCGATCCGACGCCTGCTGCCTGTTCGACAGAATGCCTGAGAGCGTGGTGCCCGGCGGGGAGGACCGCATCGGCGCCCTCCCGGACGATCTCCTCCGCCGCGTGCTGTCGTTCCTTACCTCGCGCGAGTCCGTCTGCACATGCGTGCTCGCTCGCCGCTGGCGCCACCTCTGGAAGTCCGTGCCCGTGGTGCGCGTCATGGCGCCGGTGCCCATCGATAGAGAAGGGGAGGAAGAGCTCTGGTTTGTTAATTCGCTGCTTCTCCTCCGCGACCGGGCGCCGCTGCATGAGGTCGATATCAGAACCTACCTCGACGACCCATCCGCACCCCTCAACGTTGAGCTGTGGCTCCGATATGCGGCATCCTGCCATGTTCGGGTGCTTCGAGTTTGGGTGCTTCGAGTTTACAGTCGGCGTCTGCAGCTACCCAACGTGACTCTCATCTGCCAGCACCTGACAGTATTAGATTTCGCTGGTATGAAATTTGAGGAACCCACTCTGAATTTTTCAAGCTGCCCAATGCTAGAGGTATTAAAGATGTATGATTGTAAAATCAGCGCCGAGAAGATCTTGTGCAAATCGTTAAGGCATCTAACTATGGAGATATGCCGTTTTGACCTGTATGGCCGCACTCGTATCTCTTGCCCAAGTCTCACTGCCTTGAAACTAGTTGACAATTTGGGTTGGACTCCTTCCCTTGAGAGCATGCCGTTATTGGTAACGGCACTTGTCAGGTTTGATGAAGAATGGTATGAACGTCAAGCGTGTTATGATCATTGTCTTAATGGTGGTTACTATGGGGACTGTGATGATGAGTTATGTCCTTCTTGCCTCTGTCATGGCGATGACTGTGTGCTTCTAAAAGGTCTATGTGACGCTACAAATTTGAAGTTGACAAGTGCTCCTCAAGCGGTATGCTTTCACGTTCACTGTCTCCTAGGGTTGATTGCCATCTGGTCCTGTACATTTGTATCCATCATAGAAACATCTTAGGGAGGCTGCTTATGGGCATTGCATGTATGTTGCCAATTCGCACTTGAACCATTATGTTTCTCTGTAGACATCACCTAATAGTTGGTTCGTGCAATGACAGTACATTATGCATATCAGCATCTGTGTGTTCTTCGTTGCTAGTCTATACTTCTGATGTTTATACTATCCAAAAGCATAAGATTAATATTTATTTTTATAGTACACGTTAATCTTTGCCACATTAGATGGTACAGCTTAATTTATTTCTGATTAAACCAGAAACTTGCAAATCTGAAACCCTGCTGGCAGCTTCTATTCCATtcagtattactccctccgttccaaattactcgtcacagaaatagatgtatctagaactaaaatacatctagatacatccatacctgcgacaagtaattcggaatggagggagtacttatcaAGTACTTACAAAGTTGGACATTGAATATAATTTAATCCTCTCCACTTTATCCAGATTATTTGCACCAGGGATTTTAAATGGTGCCATACATTTAGCAAGTTAAAAACATTGTTTCTCAATGAGTGGTGTCTGGCTGCTGCCTTCGGTGGACTGGTTTACTTTCTTCAGCACTCACCAATTCTAGAGAGGCTTACCCTTCAACTTAGATTTGATGAGGTACTATATGTTTTCTAATTACACCAGTTTTTTTTCTTTGAAGTCGCCATTGCAGTTGATTGATTTCAGTTAGATATTATCTTTTCTACAGCAACAATCTATGGATGGAAAAGATGAAAGCTACAAGCCAAGAGAACAATTTTTGGTATCGAAGAATCTTAAAGTAGTCAAAATCAAGTGTTGCAAGGAAGATGAAAGGATTCACCAAATTGTAAAGATCCTTGTTAGCCTTGGAGTACCTCCTGATCTTATTGACAACCAACAGAACAGTGTGCAGTCTGATTGTAAGTAACTATTACCACTCCACACTGATTATGTTTCTTCCTCGTAATATTTCTGCAGTCAGCATGTTTGTGTAAAATTTACCAATGGAAGAAGGTACTCCTTCTGTAAACAAATGTAAGACGTTTTAGGTCACTGAGTATCAATTAGTTTAGACAAAGTAATGGATATTTTAAATTTGGAGAAGTGGGCATTCCAACATTTTGTGAAGATAGCAAGGAAACAATTCCATATCATATTTCAGTAAGAATCTAAAGCTAGGTCCAAGCAGCACTGCATGCTGTCTCATCTTGCACCATTGTGCATCCTTTTGATTGCTAATGCCACCATACATTACCCGGACTCACAGGGGCGAATGTAAATAGGTCTGCAAAAGAGACTGTTAGGACTTTTTATCAGTTCTATTTTAACGAAGCATCCTTTACGTTCAACAATAACTAGGTTAAGTTGAATGTTGGCTCAACCATCTCAGAGATTTCCTGTACTGCAACTGAAGGATTTCCTTCATTTTAATGCCCCTCGCTAATCAATTGTATCTTCTCGTTTCTTTTGGTCCGGCCTTCCATGCGCTGATTGTGTCTTATTGTTTATTCAGGCTCCAGTTTCGAGCAGGAGTAGTTTCAGCTGGCATACCGTTCTTGGTTTACAGACTTATCCCACCAGGATCGTGTGCCTGTCCCTACCCCGTTTGTATGAAAATCTGTAGAATCTGTATGCAGCTGGACTAGGTTTGAACGCCATCCTAGTCTGGTGGCACCGCTGTTGATTTCCTGAACTCAGTACAAGGCCATGGCATCTACTATATCACTAGATGACTGGTGTTATGTTTCCCATGGAAGAAAGTAAAGCAGGTCAGGTCGGCAGCTAGCTTTCGATCTTCACTTTATGCAAGTGTGCTCTTGCTCTCTGGTGTCAAGCTCAACAAGGCAACACATTAACTGATACCTTTTTTCCATGCCTGAGGAAGGAACTGTGGACTGTGGTAGGCCTATGGGCGACCTTAACTGAACTTCTTCCGGGAACTTCCTAGTTACATTAACCGCTGCCATTGCTAGAGCCTCATTTGCTTTGCACATTCAGTTCTTGTTAGGCAACATAAATGTTACTCTCGTGATGTTTTTTCTTTCGAAACGGACTCTCGTGATGTTTACACTCCATGTGTGAAGAATGTATTTTgccatcatgcatgcatgcatcgtttTGGCTGTTGGATGCATAGAGGCTCAAATTTGGACATAGGGGGAGAGAGAAGTGAAGGCATGGATGGAGGCGTCCGTGTCTTATTAAGAAAGGGGGAAGAACTAGGCGTACTTGCAATTTGTTACAGGACCGCGTGCATTAACAATCCTGATGACCtgataacaagaggtggtggtgcgtTGCTTTCAGATTGAGAAGGGATGCCTGGctacctgctgctgctgctacggTAGACATCAGAATAGTTCGCGCTTTCACAAAACATACATACAATATGAAGGAAAGGGAGGGCGTGCTAGTGAGCTCTAGCACCTAGAAAGCAGAGCGATGGAATTTCGCTCCTGATGCAGCACCTTTAAAACGTGCGAGGCTTTTATTAGTGACTGAAAAGGAGAGGCCGGGAATCGATAGAGGAAAGTAGAAGGTGATCTATGGGTCGATCTACTGTGGAATCAAAAACACGTAGGAGAAGGCAAATGGTACCTGCAGCTAGACGTGCCACTTTCAGAAGGGGCATGGGCCATGGGGCACACCTGAAGTTCGATCTTGATGGCTGAGAGTGCAACCACCCATCCGTTGGTGGTTCTCTCGCTAAGCTTTTACCATAAGATGTTCCTCTATATTCACCTCCTGTAACTCTCCTAGATCGTGGTGGTCTTATAGCGATTGACGGTAGATAAGATGATGCATTACGTGATGCTCCGCCCACTAATTCCACATTTCCGTCCACTGGCTTTTGGCTCTAGCCATGCGAGTGACGTGGACGTGATCTTGACCCGAGGCGGCCGGTCGTGCACAAGATAGAAGAAAACGTGTTCCACGCACCTTCACTTTATTATGTGCGCGCCTCTTGTTTCCTACACTTGTTTTTCTTTACGGCAAAGCTAAAATCCTGCCGACTGTTTGTTTGCAACAGATCCGAACGACGCGATTGCCGCCCGCTGCTACGCACCTCGCTGGCGGCAGTTTCCTTTTTTCTTCGGCCGTTTCCTTTTTTTTCGGCAACTAATTAGTGTGCGGATTTAaatattttcctttttctattcaATTTCTCAGTTTCCTTTTTTCCCAGCCGTTTCCTTTTTTCCGACCACTAATTTCTCAGTCCACGCATATGTTTCCTTTTTTTCTATTCAATTTCTCAAAAAAGTGTAGAAGCCGGGATTCAAACCTTCCACCTATAGCTAAATTCACAACTCAATAACCACCTGGGCTATCTTGATTTTTTGATTAAATTTCGTTTGATTTCTCTTTTGTACCTTTTGATCTCCGGCCAGAAAAGCAAAAAAGATCTCACGTGTGTGAATGGTGCAGAATATTCGAACCTGAATTTCTAGCCAACTAAGTAGCTTATGTGTACATTTCGTATGAATACTATCCTTCTTAAtgcaagaaaaactaaaaaaatattaCTAGCACCGAGTAGCTAATTTTCAAACCATGTCGTTGGGGGGAAGGGGGAGCATTGGAAATTGTTGAAAGGAAAACCCTGGTAGTTTACACACAAGGGGAGCTGAGAACCTGTGTACAAACGCCTTGATAACTTTTGACCCAGAAATGAAGGGGGGTTGTTGAAAAAATTGCACCAATAACTTATGTATAACAACATGATTATTTGCGCACACGAAGCTGATAACTTACATACAAAAACCATGATAACTTTCGATTCAAAGaggaaaaagttgttgaaaacatatCCCGGTAATTTTGTATAAATAACATGCTAATATACACATCACCGACCTGATAACTTGTGTAGAAACACCGCGAGAACCTTTACCCGAGAGAAAAGTTTGTTGAACAATACCCTGCACGATAATACACACATAACGGGGCTGGTAACTACCCACGCACAAACATTTGCGGTAACTTTTTGACCCAAGAAAAATGTTGTTGAAAAACATACCTCGATAACTTCCATGCAAAAAACATCATAATATACGCACATCAGAGCTGATAACTTACTCAGTTAAAATGTGATAATTTTTCGATCTTACATATAAGATGATAACTTATGTACAATTAACCTGATAACTTACATATAAACGCATTGATAACTTTTCACCTTGGGCGAAAAGTTCTAGAAATATGCCCTGATAACCCAGTGCAAATAGCAAGGTAATTTACGCACCAGACACCCGATAACTTATATAAAACACATTGATAACTTTTTACCCATGTGAAAACGTTACTGAAACATGTCCCGGTAACTTTTTTTTGTCGAAAACATACCCCAGTGTGAAGTTACCACTCCCCCATGGTAAAGTTATCTTGCTTCTCATGGTATAGTCATTAACCTTCTCATATTATAGTTATCAGGCTTATCATAGTATAGTTATCATGTTGCTCAAGTCATAGTTATCACGCTGGTCATGCCAAAATTACCAAGCAAAAGAATTTATTATCCCTAATATGATAGAAAAAAAGAAAGGTCCAAATAACCTTGTTTATATACAATATACAACAATTGAAGGTGGTTTAGTTGGTTATTGGGCTCAAAGTCTAGTGAATAGACCTGGGTTCAAGTCCCCTTTCTAGCACTTCTAATTTTCTTTTCATATTGTGTAGCCAAAACCAGAAAAACCACTAGCGATTTACTATTGGCGTATACGGTTttcgagagaagaaaaaaaatcggtgGAATCACGGTAACGAGAGGGAGGTGGGTTACGATTGTGCGGATATGTTGCTTAACGTCCGGTCGACTGGACGTTAGCACGGTCCTTTTCTTTATCATATCACGCCAAATGATTGAGACGAGAATAAATAAGACGAAGAAAAACAAGTACTAGTAGCTCATTGTTACGACAAATGAGATGATTTGTTGTGCTCATTCTGAGTTGAGGTAGCATTATCGGGAGTTATAGAACTTGCTTTACATGTTCAGTTTGGTGCTAGAACTTTAAAAATACAAGTTGGTGGTCATCCAATTTACATTTTTTATGCAAATACGGTCACTTCATCCGTATCCTGCACTAATGTGGCATGCCAACGTGACCACGGCTCACTGTTAGTGACCCGAGTGACGGGCCCGTGTTTTTTTGGAGAGACACCCTTGCTTTATATTTAGTTGCGCAGAAGCCATTACTCAGCACGAGTGGGTCCCGCTTGACAGCGTGCTAGATGAATAAATTTCTCCATGACATCTTTTTgacaaagggtgaattttattaactcaaaatgaagcatcCAGTAGATACAAAGCATGATGAGCACACACCCAGTCTCTGCACAGGTAATAAACACAGCCAAcaccaacacacgcacacacacaaaaatCACACACTGAGAAATAGCAAAGTCacaagaccaaagctatgcctaaGCGAAAAAATCCAAAGCGATCAGAACAATGATCGACAAACTACCACAACGATCATATCCGCACCATCCATCTTTTGACACCACAAGGACAAAAAAGTTCTTCAACaacaacgccttcaggaagggaatGACGCAGCAACGTCGTCGTCGCCGGATCCAACCGCAAGAGGcaagaatctaggttttcacccaaCTTGTATCCTTTTGTATCCTACATTaagctcacgtttttgtatccttttgtcatgccattttttaaccttttctttaaacagtttgacattctcataggcctggtctctccattcatcaagtgaactaatgtCAAAAAGTCTCTTCTCACCGGTAAATTTGAAATCATaaatgagctctttaatggcccaatatgtcttatgttctatctcaagaggtaagtgacatgctttaccataaaccatcttatacagagacatatccatatgatttttatatgcagttctataagcccataatgcatcatcaagtttctttgaccaattctttctagatctattaacagtgttttgcaaaattaatttaagctctcaattgctcaattctacttgaccactaggctgagggtgatatggagatgcaattctatgattaacatcatacttagcaagcattttacggaaagcatcatgaataaaatgtgaaccaccatcagtcattaaatatctagaaaTAAAATGTGAATCTTCTtaaatgatggcctccggatgatcgaaacggaaaaacaactcctaaaatactccggatgggtaagaagagAATCGCACAATTGGAAACAACAGGAGGatagcaacaagctagcaccacaaATCTCTGAGAGAACAGACAGGATTTAGAggagaactcttcttcggtcttcaaatgttgagaatgacgacgaggaacaccaccaaacttgttgagatactccgggagaatgaaaatctaagaggttgagtcaacaatgaaaataatttgaaatcgagcTTGgagaaaacatctgactgatgaaattcattcttatgtcaaacttggaaaagaatttgagaataactctgggaaaattagaagagtcaggtaagatcctgggaaaagacctgtgggttagggcccactgaaaagaaacaccattgggaaggattgttgaagagagagatgatgcaccggaacaactgAAAGACTTGAATAAGGTGACAACCTCGAAATAATTGAATGCaagcacgaatcttctgagatgtcttcatcACTCCAGAAGGATTAAATGGCGataggcgaacgagcaaggggaacACTTGAgtagaaaagaatatgatcaagaacaaaaaacttgaattggattCACCGGAAAGAAAAAGAGACGAACAACGATGAActtgacgagaattcaccggttgagacaaTTGAAGAAATACTGAAGAGActctgcacgaatgaaattgatgctagaATAAAGACTcatactccgggaagaaaagggtgggagggcgggtaaAACAAAGGCAATATGAaacggggaaccgacgaataaaagcatcggttgaaataattgaggaaagaatgcaaaggcttcgcacgagtaggatggatactcgattacggactcctacTCTGACTTCAAAGTGGCTGATTATTACAAGTTTTGCTTTCTAGAGATGCGAGCCCGCCCCTTGTTTCGATTCCTTTGGAGCTCAAAGTGCACCATGAAGATCAAGGTCTTCGCCTGGTTACTTCTGCATCACAGGTTAAACACTCGTAATATGTTGAAATCGCATGCACTACAATATTGGAGATGACCTCAACTACCTACTCTACGGGCAAAATATTGAAGaaacagtaacatgcatgcaaatgatacTAACATGAAGAGCACtcagagatgaacaatttgacatatcatacacGCAAAACGGAGCAACATGCATGAAGTTATGACATGATCAACATGCACCCATGATGTTGAGATCTTAGCCATATTTCTGAAAAAAAACACAGACGGGCGTTAGATAACAAAGATGCGCATGGGCGGGGGATAGAAGGGGGCTCACATTGGGCACGTGGGACAAAAGGTGAGGCAGGCCGGTCGTGGCGACGCTGGGCCGGGCGGTGCCGAggagctgggccgtggcccaggcGGGGCGAGCAAGCAGGGACGCGAGCGCTCGTGCTCGTTCCCGAGCGTGGCAACAGCGGCTGAcggtggcggggctccggcgacggcgggcgcgggaggagttgacggcggcggagcAGGCGCGGGACTGCCGGATCTGGGCGGCGTGAGCGCACgatggcggagaagccggcgggcggcggaggagcaggATCCGGCGCGACAACACTCGGACGGGGCGTGGGGAGCGAGCGGCGCGCGTGGGGCGCTCGGGGCCGGGCAGGCCCGACCCGGGCCGTGCGGGCTGGCGGCGGGTGCGGTGGAGAGAGGAGGCGCGGGGAGGCTGACGTGGCGTGACGGGATTGGAGGGAAGCAGTGGTTGGGCGACGTGGCGCCTTCCGATTGGGTGCGGGCGGTGGTGGACTTGTCCAGcgcggcgcggacgcgtccggtggcgcggagaggagtggatctagggtttggaccgCAAATTTCGGagtgggaggtgtttatataggtagagggagctaggataatacaaatgaggtgcggttttcgcccacacgatcgtgatctgatgacggagagcatggatggggtttagatgggctagtgggctgttgtggaggggtgctgggctgcaaagagaaggatggGTTTTGGTTAacgtggttaaccgttggggcatcaaacaacatccaaatggaatgaaatttgacagacggtctaccggtgatatgccaaggccactcgacaaatctcaacccattccgagaacgcttttctcccactcacgaaacaagctctgagaggtgcaacgggtgcatgtgagaGTGTCAGATTCCGAAACGGACAACGAAGAAAGTGAcaggatgcaagagatgaacacgaatgcaaatgggatgcatatgatgacttggcaaaatgcaacacgcaagcaaatgacatggcaacaacagcgaataactgggagacacccgaCGCATCGGGCTCGGGCGTTACATATCTGTCCCAATGGCGAGTTGGCACGTGGTTCctgtggccaatgagaattttacacgtggagagtccccattggtctggggtgttaacgggttatcagatgcaaaccggaacccgatagcttaacgaagaCCCGTTATGGTGGAAGCTACGTGccggttacccttgatgaaaacacttccatgatgcggCATTTATCGtcttggaagtggacacttccatgatgataatttcagtattgtcatggaacacttctacgacaacacatgtatgactatcttgattctgtcataaaaccgtgatggatgtacatgcatgacaagtgacctattgtgacaatgatgtatcatcacggaagtgttttttgtaGTGACTTCTCCCGattcaggacaagattagtttcttcacatctctgcaaaactcgatcaaggttgcttaagcaatcattaaAAGAAGTCTCATAAACAGAAAaaacatccatgaatacctcaacaatcttttcataaaaatcatagaatatagcagtcatacatctttgaatggtagcaggtgcattacataaaacaaaaggcatgcatctataagcataagttccaaaaggacaagtaaaagtagttttctctAGAtcttcttttgacacaggtatttgagaaaaatcgGAATATCCATAAGGAAACAGAAGTGTGTATGCTTAaacaatctttctaacatttgatcaataaaaggcaagtgGCAATGATAtttcctagtagctttgtttaatttcctgaaatcaattaccatcctatagccagtTACAATTCTTTGTCGgatgagttcatttttatcattaggaacaaccgtTATACCTCCTttattaggaacacaatgaacatgacttacccatctactatcaactatgggataaattatacctactttcagaagctttaatatttcagttcttagcacatccttcattttaggattcaatcatcattgatgatcaatgactGGCTTAGCATCAAGCTCTGTATTAAtcttttgaagacatagagtgggactaatgcccttaagatcaccaagagtatatccaatagcagcacggtactTCCTCAGAGTTTTAGGTAATCTCTGTTCTTCATGCACTAAAAGGTCAACATTGATAATAACagaatatatcttcttttcattaagataagcatatttcaatgtaTCAGGTAATTTCTTAAGTTCAAACACCAGATCACCCTTAGGTgaaggaggacctccaagagtctCAATAGGCAAATTATGTTTAAGTATAGGTGCTTGATTAAAGAATATCTGATCTATTTCATTTCCTTCATTCATATgtttatcattttcatggtctagcaactattgttctaatggatccgtaggaggtatgacaatagaagcaagaccaataattccatccttactaggaaattattTATCATGAGGTTATCTAtggaatttagagaaattaaactcatgagatacatCACCAAAATTAACACCGAGTGTTTCCTtagtgcaatcaatcttagcattaacggtattcaggaaaggtctaccaaatataatgggacaacaaTAATCTTGgggagaaccaagaactagaaaatcagtagggtatttgatCTTACCATATAATACTTAAACATCTCTAACAATCACaagcggtgaaatagtatctctatttgcgagcttaatagtgacatcaatttcctctatctcagcaggtacaatatcattcataatctcttgatataaagtaaaaatGAATAGTActcacactagcaccaaaatcacacaaaccATTGTAATAATGATCTCCTATATTAACAGAAACAACAAGCATGCCAATAACAGGTTTATTCTTATCTTTAGTATCATGCTTAGCAATCCAAGTTGCTTCATCAcacaagtaaataacatgcccatcaatattatcgagcaagagatctttaaacatagcaatattaggttcaactttaactttttCAGAGGGTCTAgttgttctaatattacttttattaACCACAGTTgagactttagcatgttcctcagtCCTAATACGAAAAGGAGGTGTCTCAGTATAAGTAGTAggcacaactagatcaacattataaatgatagtttcatctttaactataaCAGGTTCCTCAATCTTTTATTcaatagggggatgatatttaaaccacttctccttagggagatcaacatgagtagcaaatgattcacaaaaggaagctactatctcagagtcaagtcaatATTTAGCACTAAACTTACGAAAAGCATCAgtttccataaaagatttaacacaatcaaacttaag
The sequence above is a segment of the Triticum dicoccoides isolate Atlit2015 ecotype Zavitan chromosome 1A, WEW_v2.0, whole genome shotgun sequence genome. Coding sequences within it:
- the LOC119273094 gene encoding putative FBD-associated F-box protein At5g56440 — translated: MPESVVPGGEDRIGALPDDLLRRVLSFLTSRESVCTCVLARRWRHLWKSVPVVRVMAPVPIDREGEEELWFVNSLLLLRDRAPLHEVDIRTYLDDPSAPLNVELWLRYAASCHVRVLRVWVLRVYSRRLQLPNVTLICQHLTVLDFAGMKFEEPTLNFSSCPMLEVLKMYDCKISAEKILCKSLRHLTMEICRFDLYGRTRISCPSLTALKLVDNLGWTPSLESMPLLVTALVRFDEEWYERQACYDHCLNGGYYGDCDDELCPSCLCHGDDCVLLKGLCDATNLKLTSAPQAIICTRDFKWCHTFSKLKTLFLNEWCLAAAFGGLVYFLQHSPILERLTLQLRFDEQQSMDGKDESYKPREQFLVSKNLKVVKIKCCKEDERIHQIVKILVSLGVPPDLIDNQQNSVQSDCSSFEQE